Within Oscillatoria salina IIICB1, the genomic segment TATCCCTACCCTCGGCATTGCCAATAAAAGGAATTTGGTCATTTTCTTCTAGTAGCTGGTACGTGCGGAGCGCTAGGTCATTGCCTTTAGAAGCTTCCTCCCCAATATTGAGTAAACCTACTTTCGGTTCCTCAACACCCATAACGTACTTACTGTAAACCGTTCCCATCAGAGCAAACTGTTCCAAAAATTTCGGACGACAGTCAACATTAGCCCCGACATCAAGAACGATGACGGATTTACCTGCTAGTAAGGTAGGAAATACCGCACCAATTGCCGGACGGTCAATTCCTGTAATCCGACCTAAACGAAGCAATGCCGCCGCCATAGCAGCACCCGAGTGACCTGCGGAAACTACCGCTTCTGCCCGTTTCTGCTTGACTAAATCCATTGCTACGTTAATCGAAGCCTTGGGCTTGCGTCGAATGCCCGTTAAAGGCTCTTCGTGCATCGCAATTAAACCCTCAGCCGGAACGATTTCTAACTGATGAGAACTGGTGTGCTGCTTGAGTGAGGATTCGATCTGTTGAGGATCGCCCACCAACAAAACCTCTACATCAAGCTCTTCGGAGGCTCTGAGCGCTCCAGCAACGATTTCGGCGGGAGCATAGTCTCCTCCCATAGCGTCAACTGCAATTTTTGCGCGAGTCGATCCCATTGATCAAATAGATAGAAGCCTTAAAGATTTTACCAGACGCAAGAAACTCAACATTACTTATTAGTCACTTGTCAGTCTAAAAAAGTCAGTAGTCTGGGGATTAGGTATTGGGTTCAGTGAACAGTGAGCAGTTATCAGTGAGCAGTTATCAGTTATCAGTTATCAGTTATCAGTTTATCCTCCCCCTCTCCCTTGTCTTCCCCCAGTCCCCAGTCCCCAGTCCCCAGTCCCCAATCACCAATCCCCAATGGGATCGGTTGTCATTAGGTCACTCTGCTATTTAAAATTAAGCCCGGTGGAGGAAATTAGTCATGCTCGAAGGAATTGCTTTTAGTTTAGTAGGTTTGTCATTAAAGGTTCTAGGACAACCAGCTAATTTAGAAACTATCCAGCTTTCTAACTGGCAGAATGCTGCTGTGTTTACTTTACCTCCTGAACCAGATCCAGCCACAGACAAGATTTTGCAACAATATTTAAAGGATCTATCCGCCAAGGGATTACCTGCGGAAAATCAGGGGATTTGGATACAGTCAGGTTTAACTAAGTTAGCAACTCATCAAGGAACAGTACCAATTTCGGCGGCTTCGATTACGAAAATTGCGACTACGCTGGCTTCTTTGGAGAAGTGGAGTCCCGAACATCGCTTTGAAACTGGTATTTATGGGACGGGAGAAATTAAAAATGGTGTTTTACAGGGAGATTTGATTGTTAGCGGTAGTGGCGATCCTTTGTTTGTTTGGGAAGAAGCGATCGCGCTTGGTAATGCTTTGAATAAAATGGGTATCCGCAAGGTGACGGGGAATTTGATCGTTACTCCTGATTTTTACATGAACTATGAAAGTAAGCCCCAGATCGCCGCGCAACAGCTACGTCAAGGCTTAAATTCGGCTACCTGGAATCGGGGAATAATTATTCAACACGCTTTGATGCCGAAAGAAACTCCTCGTCCTCAAGTGGCGATCGCTGGTTCAATTAAAGTACAAGAAAATTTTCCCGAAAATGCTAAGTTACTTTTGCGTCATCAGTCGATGGATTTGACACAAATTCTCAAGCAGATGAATGTCTACAGTAACAATCATATGGCGCAAATGTTAGCCGATCTGCTTGGGGGTGCGAAGATTGTCTCTCAGTTAGCCGCTCAAGCTGCTGACGTACCAGAAAATGAAATTCAGTTAATTAATGGTTCTGGTTTGGGAGTAGAGAACCGCATTTCTCCTCGCGCTTCAGTAGCCATGCTCATTGCGATTGACAACAAATTGAAATCTCAACCGATACAAGTTACCGACCTTTTTCCCGTTGCTGGTAGAGACAAAAAAGGCACAATGGTTGCCCGTAAAATCCCCAATGGCACAGCCGTCAAAACAGGAACCCTCAATGCAGTGAGCGCTCTAGTGGGAGTAATGCCGACAGGCGATCGCGGTCAAATTTGGTTTGCTATCCTCAATCAAGGTGGTTCACTCCTAGAATTTCGCGCCCAACAAGACCAACTTTTACAAAGTCTCGCCCAAGAATGGAAAGTTGTACCACTCACTCAAACCGCCGTTACTTCCAAACCAGAATTTTTCGGCGACCCCTCTCGCAATCTGATCTCTCAAGAAGAATGAGGGATTGGGGACTGGGGATTGGGGATTGGGAGACTGGAAAGAGGGGGAGACAAGGGAGACAAGGGAGACAAGGGGGACAAGGGGGACAAGG encodes:
- the plsX gene encoding phosphate acyltransferase PlsX, with the translated sequence MGSTRAKIAVDAMGGDYAPAEIVAGALRASEELDVEVLLVGDPQQIESSLKQHTSSHQLEIVPAEGLIAMHEEPLTGIRRKPKASINVAMDLVKQKRAEAVVSAGHSGAAMAAALLRLGRITGIDRPAIGAVFPTLLAGKSVIVLDVGANVDCRPKFLEQFALMGTVYSKYVMGVEEPKVGLLNIGEEASKGNDLALRTYQLLEENDQIPFIGNAEGRDMLSGNFDVIVCDGFVGNVVLKFAEAIGDVLLQILREELPQGIRGQLGSALLKPNLRRLKQRIDHAEHGGGLLLGVAGVCIISHGSSQAPTIYNAIRLAKEAIDNRVLERIQSYYDGLSASKTAQSGQ
- a CDS encoding D-alanyl-D-alanine carboxypeptidase encodes the protein MLEGIAFSLVGLSLKVLGQPANLETIQLSNWQNAAVFTLPPEPDPATDKILQQYLKDLSAKGLPAENQGIWIQSGLTKLATHQGTVPISAASITKIATTLASLEKWSPEHRFETGIYGTGEIKNGVLQGDLIVSGSGDPLFVWEEAIALGNALNKMGIRKVTGNLIVTPDFYMNYESKPQIAAQQLRQGLNSATWNRGIIIQHALMPKETPRPQVAIAGSIKVQENFPENAKLLLRHQSMDLTQILKQMNVYSNNHMAQMLADLLGGAKIVSQLAAQAADVPENEIQLINGSGLGVENRISPRASVAMLIAIDNKLKSQPIQVTDLFPVAGRDKKGTMVARKIPNGTAVKTGTLNAVSALVGVMPTGDRGQIWFAILNQGGSLLEFRAQQDQLLQSLAQEWKVVPLTQTAVTSKPEFFGDPSRNLISQEE